Proteins encoded by one window of Bacteroidia bacterium:
- the uvrA gene encoding excinuclease ABC subunit UvrA yields the protein MQTEHESIEIYGAREHNLKNIDLVLPREKLIVFTGLSGSGKSSLAFDTIYAEGQRRYMESFSAYARQFLGSLERPDVDKINGLSPVISIEQKTTNQNPRSTVGTVTEIYDFMRLLFARAGEAFSYMTGEKMVRLSDDQIVEIILRDFDKKNIIVLAPVVKARKGHYRELFEQIRVSGFIRVRIDGVITEIKKGMQTDRYKTHDIEIVVDKIEVNETATKRIYDTVKTAMRFGKNTLMIIADDQKRVRFFSRNLMCPTSGISYDEPAPNTFSFNSPYGACPRCNGLGTIPEADLSSIIPDNKISIRKGGILPLGEYKNNWIFGELEYIGRRFGFNLNTPIHEIPHEALNIILYGTDDVSLNATPGSSHGITFEGIVNFIVNQMEENATYSIKKWALNFMQTITCPECEGARLKKESLAFKLNNKNIAELSLMDLGELQQWFQQLPASLNEKQNIIATEVLKEIVKRLGFLLDVGLDYITLNRSTRSLSGGESQRIRLATQIGSQLVGVLYILDEPSIGLHQRDNERLIKALKELRDIGNTVIVVEHDRETIEAADYVVDLGPGAGINGGEIVAVGKPEELKFQQSLTANYMSGGIKMPSSKSRKGNGKKLTITGAKGNNLKNVTAHFPLGTLICVTGVSGSGKSTLVNETIYPALNKHFYNSTQKPLPYEKINGLNYIDKVIEIDQSPIGRTPRSNPATYTGVFTDIRNLFAQLPEAKIRGYAPGVFSFNVSGGRCDTCLGAGLKIIHMNFLPDVHVHCETCNGKRYKREILEVRYRGKSISDVLNLSIHEAVDFFSNIPAILHKIKTLQDVGLGYITLGQSSTTLSGGEAQRVKLASELSKKDTGNTFYILDEPTTGLHFEDVRILLLVLQQLVDKGNTVVVIEHNMDIIKAADNIIDLGPEGGMKGGNIVAEGTPLQISKNTNSITGTFLKKEMEWHLKVGAEI from the coding sequence ATGCAAACAGAGCACGAGAGCATTGAAATTTACGGAGCACGGGAACATAATCTCAAAAATATAGACCTCGTATTACCACGTGAAAAGCTGATTGTCTTTACAGGACTCAGTGGCAGTGGTAAGTCGTCATTGGCATTCGACACCATTTATGCCGAAGGACAAAGGCGCTATATGGAAAGTTTCAGTGCCTATGCACGCCAATTCCTTGGCAGCCTGGAGCGACCCGATGTAGATAAAATAAACGGCCTCTCTCCTGTTATCAGCATTGAACAAAAAACCACCAATCAAAATCCACGCTCAACAGTAGGAACAGTTACTGAAATTTATGATTTCATGCGTTTGCTTTTTGCCCGTGCCGGTGAGGCCTTCTCCTACATGACAGGTGAAAAAATGGTAAGGCTTAGCGATGATCAGATTGTAGAAATTATTCTTCGGGATTTTGATAAGAAAAATATTATTGTGCTTGCTCCTGTTGTTAAAGCCCGTAAAGGTCATTACCGCGAGCTGTTTGAACAAATCAGAGTATCAGGTTTTATTCGCGTGCGAATTGATGGTGTGATAACTGAAATAAAAAAAGGCATGCAAACCGACCGCTACAAAACTCATGACATAGAAATTGTAGTGGATAAAATTGAAGTTAACGAAACAGCAACAAAAAGAATCTATGACACCGTGAAAACGGCCATGCGTTTTGGCAAGAACACATTGATGATTATTGCTGACGATCAAAAAAGAGTTCGTTTTTTCAGTCGTAATCTGATGTGTCCTACATCAGGAATCTCATACGATGAACCTGCACCAAACACATTTTCTTTTAACTCTCCTTATGGTGCCTGCCCGCGATGTAATGGGCTTGGCACAATACCTGAAGCCGATTTGTCCTCCATCATCCCCGACAATAAAATTTCCATTCGCAAAGGAGGAATTTTACCTTTGGGTGAATACAAAAACAATTGGATATTCGGAGAACTGGAATATATTGGCAGGAGGTTTGGCTTCAACCTGAACACACCAATTCATGAAATTCCGCATGAAGCACTGAACATAATTTTATACGGTACAGATGATGTTTCTCTCAATGCAACTCCGGGAAGCAGTCATGGAATAACGTTTGAAGGCATTGTAAACTTTATCGTCAATCAGATGGAAGAGAATGCAACGTATTCCATCAAAAAGTGGGCGTTGAATTTTATGCAAACCATTACATGCCCCGAATGTGAAGGAGCACGACTTAAAAAAGAGTCGCTTGCATTTAAACTCAACAATAAAAATATTGCCGAACTTTCATTGATGGACCTTGGTGAATTGCAGCAATGGTTTCAGCAACTACCTGCTTCACTAAATGAAAAACAAAATATCATTGCCACAGAAGTTCTTAAAGAAATTGTTAAACGTTTAGGTTTTCTGCTTGATGTCGGACTTGATTACATTACCTTAAACCGTAGCACAAGAAGTTTATCAGGTGGAGAATCGCAACGTATTCGTTTGGCAACACAAATTGGTTCTCAGTTGGTGGGTGTGCTATATATTCTTGATGAGCCCTCTATAGGACTGCATCAACGTGATAATGAACGATTGATAAAAGCATTGAAAGAACTTCGCGACATAGGCAATACAGTCATTGTTGTTGAGCATGACAGAGAAACCATTGAAGCAGCAGATTATGTGGTTGACCTTGGTCCCGGTGCGGGTATTAACGGTGGTGAAATTGTCGCAGTAGGCAAACCCGAAGAATTAAAATTTCAGCAATCGCTTACAGCGAATTATATGAGCGGTGGCATTAAAATGCCTTCTTCAAAAAGCAGAAAAGGAAACGGAAAAAAATTAACTATCACAGGTGCTAAAGGAAACAATCTTAAAAATGTGACTGCTCATTTTCCATTAGGAACATTAATTTGTGTGACAGGTGTTTCGGGAAGTGGCAAATCAACATTGGTCAATGAAACTATTTATCCTGCATTGAACAAACATTTTTATAACAGTACACAAAAACCATTGCCTTATGAAAAGATAAATGGTTTGAATTATATTGATAAAGTTATAGAAATTGACCAATCGCCAATTGGCAGGACACCACGCAGCAATCCTGCTACCTATACAGGAGTATTCACTGATATAAGAAATTTATTTGCACAATTACCCGAAGCAAAAATCAGAGGCTATGCTCCGGGCGTTTTTTCTTTCAATGTTAGTGGTGGCCGATGTGATACTTGTTTGGGAGCCGGCTTGAAAATTATTCACATGAACTTTTTGCCCGATGTGCATGTTCATTGCGAGACTTGTAATGGCAAACGCTACAAACGCGAAATACTTGAAGTTCGTTATCGTGGTAAATCTATCAGTGATGTACTTAACCTGAGTATTCATGAAGCAGTTGATTTTTTCAGTAACATTCCTGCCATTTTACATAAAATCAAAACCTTGCAGGACGTTGGATTGGGCTACATAACATTAGGACAATCATCTACTACCCTGTCCGGTGGTGAGGCACAAAGGGTGAAATTAGCATCGGAACTTTCAAAAAAAGATACAGGCAACACTTTTTATATTCTTGATGAACCAACAACAGGCCTGCATTTTGAAGATGTAAGAATTTTACTTCTGGTTTTGCAACAGTTAGTTGACAAAGGCAATACGGTTGTGGTAATAGAACATAATATGGATATTATTAAAGCTGCCGATAACATTATTGATCTTGGTCCGGAAGGCGGCATGAAAGGTGGAAATATTGTTGCAGAAGGCACACCTCTTCAAATCAGTAAAAATACTAACAGCATTACAGGAACTTTTCTGAAAAAAGAAATGGAATGGCATCTTAAAGTTGGTGCAGAAATCTGA
- a CDS encoding helix-hairpin-helix domain-containing protein — MKTIQLLFISLLFFNITVAQVVPPQDDSKIEEKVENIANTADESADLTELTEQLQQLAANPINLNKATREDLLQTGLFSEVQADAIIEHREISGKFISLYELQSIDFLSLEDIEEILPYVTVGNTEDIKTTFKKIFTDGNSRLIVRGQRYLEKQKGFRDSTASDKVHPAYPGSPWKLYTQYQYRYKQRFSFNLTAEKDQGEEFFKGSQKNGFDFYSAHLAIRDFGIIKRAVIGDYDLFYGQGLTLCTGLSFGKSPDVAAVRKFSTGIRPYTSLNESSFKRGVAVSVGKQNWNADAFYSNRKLDANLSSIIDTTFEQQDIFTSFIESGYHRTTSELENKNTIREQLYGVNAGYTSRNFSAGITTVHAGYDRPLQRSLQLYNRFDFGGKQFTKVGIDYSWLFRNINFFGEFSRSDNGAIAYVNGAIISLGTTVSVSVVNRNYPRDFNYLYASGFGESSTTRNEKGTYAGIVIKPNRYWSFNGYLDRFTFPWLRFGADAPSKGYEYLWQISWNPSRQFEIYFRNRQTQKEENSSAEAIADYLVFKKQNNYRFNLTYKISKSVAIRNRIEWVRINYEEKTNENGFMIYQDILFKPLSSPISGSVRYGLFDTDSYDSRIYAFENDILYSYSIPSFYNRGFRYYLTLRYKVTKGVDIWFRFAQTVYTNQKTFGSGLDEINNNKRSEIKLQVRYQF, encoded by the coding sequence ATGAAAACAATTCAACTGCTTTTTATTTCACTATTATTCTTCAACATTACAGTTGCTCAGGTAGTTCCGCCACAAGACGACAGCAAGATTGAAGAGAAAGTTGAGAATATTGCAAATACAGCAGATGAGTCTGCTGACCTGACTGAGCTGACAGAGCAACTTCAGCAATTAGCTGCCAACCCAATAAATCTGAATAAAGCAACTCGTGAAGATTTGTTACAGACAGGATTGTTTAGCGAGGTGCAGGCAGATGCTATCATTGAACACCGTGAAATTTCAGGAAAATTTATTTCTTTATACGAACTTCAGTCGATAGACTTTCTTTCATTAGAAGACATTGAAGAAATTTTACCTTATGTGACGGTTGGAAACACAGAGGACATTAAAACAACTTTTAAAAAAATATTTACTGATGGCAACAGCAGGCTTATTGTTCGTGGTCAACGTTATCTCGAAAAACAAAAAGGATTTCGCGACAGCACTGCATCAGACAAGGTTCATCCTGCCTATCCCGGAAGCCCATGGAAACTATATACACAATATCAGTATCGCTACAAGCAAAGATTTAGTTTTAACTTAACAGCAGAAAAAGATCAGGGGGAAGAATTTTTTAAAGGCTCGCAAAAAAATGGTTTTGACTTTTACTCTGCACATTTAGCTATTCGTGATTTCGGAATTATTAAGCGTGCTGTTATTGGTGACTATGATTTATTTTATGGCCAAGGATTGACATTATGTACAGGTCTGTCGTTCGGAAAATCGCCTGATGTTGCTGCTGTTCGTAAATTTTCTACAGGTATTAGGCCTTATACATCTCTAAACGAATCCAGTTTTAAAAGAGGAGTTGCCGTATCTGTTGGGAAACAAAACTGGAATGCCGATGCTTTTTACAGCAACAGAAAATTAGATGCCAACCTGAGTTCTATCATAGATACAACATTTGAGCAACAAGATATTTTTACTTCCTTCATTGAGTCGGGTTATCATCGTACTACAAGCGAACTTGAAAACAAAAATACCATACGTGAACAATTGTATGGTGTTAATGCAGGATACACATCACGCAACTTTTCGGCAGGAATAACCACAGTTCATGCAGGCTATGACAGACCCTTGCAACGTTCGCTTCAGCTTTACAACCGTTTTGACTTCGGTGGAAAACAATTTACCAAAGTGGGCATTGATTATAGCTGGCTGTTTCGAAACATCAATTTTTTTGGAGAATTTTCAAGAAGTGATAATGGTGCAATTGCTTATGTCAATGGTGCTATCATCAGCTTAGGGACCACTGTTAGTGTTTCTGTAGTGAACAGAAATTATCCTCGAGATTTTAATTATCTATATGCAAGTGGATTTGGTGAGTCAAGTACAACAAGAAATGAAAAAGGAACGTATGCAGGTATTGTAATCAAACCAAATCGTTATTGGAGTTTTAACGGATATTTAGATCGTTTTACATTTCCATGGCTGCGTTTTGGTGCCGATGCACCTTCAAAAGGTTATGAATATTTATGGCAAATATCATGGAATCCATCAAGGCAATTTGAAATTTATTTCCGAAACAGACAAACACAAAAAGAAGAAAACAGCAGTGCTGAAGCCATTGCAGATTATCTTGTATTTAAAAAACAGAACAATTATCGCTTTAACCTTACCTACAAAATTTCCAAATCTGTTGCTATTAGAAATCGTATTGAATGGGTCAGGATTAATTATGAAGAAAAAACCAATGAAAATGGCTTCATGATATATCAGGATATTTTATTTAAGCCACTCAGCTCCCCTATTTCAGGTTCTGTACGTTACGGACTATTTGATACCGACAGCTATGATTCAAGAATTTATGCCTTTGAAAATGACATTCTTTATTCTTACTCTATTCCATCATTCTATAATCGCGGGTTCCGTTATTATTTAACACTTCGCTATAAAGTAACCAAAGGTGTGGATATATGGTTCCGATTTGCACAGACTGTTTATACCAATCAAAAAACATTTGGATCAGGGCTTGATGAAATAAATAATAATAAAAGAAGTGAAATAAAGTTACAGGTAAGGTATCAGTTTTAG
- a CDS encoding T9SS type A sorting domain-containing protein codes for MKSFSQNCELICNGDFESPSVISSPHLVSNSAMSCWQTTATDSILELWYSGFQGVVSYSGNQFLEINANEMASVYQEVYFSAGDFLTISFAHRARVGVDTMSVSLGTQNNLPVVLGYFADSTSSWGYYVINYTVPASGYYRVSFNSVYSGGNLASLGNFIDDVSVCASAVGFKEVNQAGLLFVKQNHIKGSVTIHVKANQNGFLMLYDALGKQVYSIPIDESNMIIETNPLHYGVYIAQFVSNKNVITKKFLVD; via the coding sequence TTGAAGTCATTTTCACAGAATTGTGAACTGATATGTAATGGTGATTTTGAAAGCCCTTCGGTTATTTCGTCTCCTCATCTTGTAAGTAATTCTGCAATGAGTTGTTGGCAAACAACAGCGACAGATAGCATTTTGGAATTATGGTATTCAGGTTTTCAAGGTGTTGTGTCTTACAGCGGTAATCAGTTTTTGGAAATCAATGCTAATGAAATGGCTAGTGTTTATCAGGAGGTGTATTTTTCAGCAGGAGATTTTTTAACCATTAGTTTTGCACACAGAGCAAGAGTTGGTGTTGATACTATGAGCGTTTCTTTAGGAACTCAAAATAATCTTCCTGTAGTTTTAGGATATTTTGCCGATAGTACTTCCTCATGGGGGTATTATGTAATCAACTACACAGTGCCAGCATCAGGTTATTATAGGGTTAGTTTTAACTCGGTTTATTCAGGAGGAAATTTGGCAAGTTTGGGGAATTTTATTGATGATGTATCAGTTTGTGCCTCGGCTGTTGGGTTTAAAGAAGTTAATCAAGCCGGATTGTTATTTGTAAAACAAAATCATATAAAAGGAAGTGTAACTATCCATGTTAAAGCTAATCAAAATGGTTTTTTAATGCTTTATGATGCTTTGGGAAAGCAAGTGTATTCAATTCCCATAGACGAATCTAATATGATAATAGAGACAAATCCTTTACACTATGGAGTTTACATTGCTCAATTTGTTTCAAACAAGAATGTAATAACCAAGAAGTTTCTGGTTGATTAA
- a CDS encoding methyltransferase domain-containing protein, producing the protein MSDRISNELEHGKKLLEGGAEAIWNWDSPAGKVRADKRADLIAKYAHADKSSTVLEIGCGTGLFSGKFYQRTGAKVIATDLSPELLNVAKEKYPEVEFVLADAMKLQFDANTFDVVFGSSVLHHLEFERSLNEILRVLKPGGRMVFAEPNMINPQIFVQKNIPFIKKWLGDSPDETAINRWEFSKLLAHIGFNQINIFPYDFLHPVVPGFLISTVDTIGKIVEKTPLLKEIAGSVIIVAEKPV; encoded by the coding sequence ATGAGCGATAGAATTTCAAACGAATTAGAGCATGGCAAAAAGCTTCTGGAAGGTGGCGCAGAAGCAATATGGAATTGGGACAGCCCAGCCGGAAAAGTAAGAGCTGACAAACGCGCAGATTTAATAGCTAAATATGCACATGCAGATAAAAGCAGCACTGTATTAGAAATTGGTTGTGGAACAGGACTTTTCTCTGGTAAGTTTTATCAACGGACAGGAGCAAAAGTCATTGCAACTGACCTTTCGCCCGAATTACTAAACGTTGCAAAAGAGAAATATCCCGAAGTGGAGTTTGTTTTGGCAGATGCCATGAAACTTCAATTTGATGCTAATACATTTGATGTTGTTTTTGGAAGTTCCGTTTTACATCATTTAGAATTCGAACGCTCGCTTAATGAAATTCTCAGAGTTTTAAAACCAGGGGGGCGTATGGTTTTTGCTGAACCTAACATGATTAATCCTCAGATTTTTGTTCAAAAGAATATTCCATTTATTAAAAAATGGCTTGGCGATTCTCCAGATGAAACTGCTATCAACCGTTGGGAATTTAGTAAACTGCTTGCACACATAGGATTTAACCAAATAAATATTTTTCCGTATGACTTTTTACATCCTGTTGTGCCCGGCTTCCTGATTTCTACTGTTGATACTATTGGAAAAATTGTAGAGAAAACACCTCTGTTAAAAGAAATTGCAGGCTCAGTAATTATTGTTGCAGAAAAACCTGTTTAA